A genome region from Pseudanabaena sp. Chao 1811 includes the following:
- a CDS encoding Coenzyme F420 hydrogenase/dehydrogenase, beta subunit C-terminal domain — MSVVPSHRKAKGLADVQRRPAKELCSECGLCDTYYIHYVKEACAFITQHIDELETQSHGRSRDLDNEKELYFGVHQEMIAARKTEPIEGAQWTGIVSTLAIEMLEKGLVEGVVCVQSSASDRFKPQPVIARTREEILAARVNKPTLSPNLSVLEQIEQSGIKRLLAIGVGCQIQALRTVEKELGLEKLYVLGTPCTDNVTREGLQKFLDTTSRSPETVVHYEFMQDFNVHFKHSDGSTELVPFFGLNTKELKDVFAPSCMTCFDYTNALADIVVGYMGATFGWQWIVVRNETGKEMLELIKDQLQTQPVISNGDRRAAVQQGISAYDQAVTLPIWFAWIISFVVNKIGPKGLEYGRFSIDSHFVRNYLYVRRNYPKKLEAHVPEFAKRIIAQYQLPKV, encoded by the coding sequence ATGTCGGTTGTCCCATCCCATCGCAAGGCAAAGGGTCTCGCAGATGTCCAGCGTCGCCCTGCCAAAGAACTATGCAGTGAATGTGGTCTCTGTGATACCTATTACATTCATTACGTCAAAGAGGCTTGCGCGTTTATCACTCAGCATATTGATGAACTAGAGACACAATCCCACGGGCGATCGCGTGATCTCGATAACGAAAAAGAGCTTTATTTCGGTGTGCATCAAGAAATGATCGCCGCCCGCAAGACTGAACCGATCGAAGGGGCGCAATGGACAGGCATTGTGTCTACTTTAGCGATCGAGATGCTCGAAAAAGGGCTAGTCGAAGGCGTGGTCTGTGTGCAGTCTAGTGCTAGCGATCGCTTTAAGCCCCAGCCTGTCATTGCCCGTACCCGTGAAGAAATTTTGGCGGCGCGAGTCAATAAACCGACGCTTTCGCCCAATCTCTCGGTGCTAGAGCAGATCGAGCAGTCGGGGATCAAGAGGCTTTTAGCGATCGGTGTCGGCTGCCAAATCCAAGCCCTAAGAACTGTTGAGAAAGAACTGGGCTTAGAAAAGCTCTATGTATTAGGGACACCCTGCACCGATAACGTCACGCGAGAAGGGTTACAGAAATTTCTCGATACCACTAGCCGATCGCCTGAAACCGTAGTGCATTATGAATTCATGCAGGACTTTAATGTGCATTTCAAGCATTCCGACGGTTCGACGGAGTTAGTGCCATTTTTTGGGTTAAATACTAAGGAACTCAAGGATGTATTTGCGCCATCCTGCATGACCTGCTTTGACTACACCAATGCCCTTGCTGACATCGTTGTGGGCTATATGGGCGCAACCTTTGGCTGGCAATGGATCGTGGTGCGTAACGAGACGGGCAAAGAGATGCTGGAGCTAATCAAGGATCAATTGCAGACTCAGCCTGTGATCTCTAATGGCGATCGCCGTGCGGCTGTGCAACAAGGTATCTCGGCATACGATCAGGCGGTAACTTTGCCAATTTGGTTCGCTTGGATCATTAGCTTTGTGGTGAATAAGATTGGGCCGAAAGGTTTGGAATATGGGCGTTTTTCTATCGATTCCCACTTTGTCCGTAACTACCTCTATGTGCGCCGCAACTATCCCAAGAAGCTAGAAGCACATGTCCCCGAATTTGCTAAACGGATCATTGCTCAGTACCAGTTACCAAAAGTGTAA
- a CDS encoding hybrid sensor histidine kinase/response regulator, giving the protein MTRILVIEDEDLIRDSLEDLLLVEGFEVITAENGEKGVYLASHRQPDLILCDVMMPILNGYEVLEQVRQDKELSTVPFLFLTSMMDRRSNRMGMSLGADDYLEKPCTKDELLAAITVRLGKQKAIEQRIEEKMDALRSSITLSLPHELQTPLSGILGLSELMMMQSEEFTPSEIYEYANGIHRSAERLYRLIQNYLLYSKLLLLRSQGLQKCTPTYPCNSFVVISSISDRKAREYERTDDLELNIAEADLAISCEDLVKIAEELIDNSFKYSCKGTKVCISSHISNTDLILKIQDHGRGMNKEHIANIGAYIQFERRFYEQQGIGLGLILAKTLVEFYGGNIDIQSQENLGTSISITIPL; this is encoded by the coding sequence ATGACACGAATATTAGTCATCGAAGATGAAGACTTAATTCGAGATTCTCTTGAAGATCTGCTCTTAGTAGAAGGATTTGAAGTAATCACTGCCGAAAATGGGGAAAAAGGCGTGTATTTAGCAAGTCACAGACAACCTGATTTGATTCTCTGTGATGTAATGATGCCAATACTTAACGGGTATGAGGTGTTAGAACAGGTGCGCCAAGATAAGGAACTAAGTACAGTTCCTTTCTTGTTTTTAACTTCAATGATGGATCGGCGCAGTAATCGGATGGGGATGTCTCTAGGCGCTGATGATTATCTAGAAAAGCCCTGTACAAAAGATGAATTACTTGCAGCGATTACAGTGCGTTTAGGAAAGCAAAAAGCGATCGAACAACGTATTGAAGAAAAAATGGATGCTTTGCGCAGCAGCATTACTCTATCTTTGCCCCATGAATTGCAGACTCCACTTTCGGGGATTCTGGGATTATCTGAACTAATGATGATGCAAAGTGAAGAATTTACGCCTAGCGAAATTTATGAGTATGCTAACGGCATTCATCGTTCGGCAGAGCGACTCTATCGTCTCATCCAAAACTATTTGCTCTATAGCAAGCTATTACTATTGCGATCGCAAGGCTTACAAAAATGCACTCCTACCTATCCCTGCAATAGCTTTGTTGTGATCAGTAGTATTAGCGATCGCAAAGCAAGGGAATATGAACGTACAGATGACCTAGAACTGAATATTGCAGAGGCTGATTTAGCAATTTCCTGTGAGGATTTAGTTAAAATAGCCGAAGAACTCATCGATAATTCTTTCAAATACTCCTGCAAAGGCACTAAGGTTTGCATCAGTAGTCATATCAGCAATACAGACTTGATTTTGAAGATTCAAGATCATGGACGGGGGATGAATAAAGAACATATTGCCAATATTGGCGCATATATCCAGTTTGAACGTCGCTTTTACGAGCAACAGGGAATAGGGCTCGGTCTGATTTTGGCGAAAACTTTAGTGGAGTTTTACGGGGGTAACATCGACATTCAAAGTCAAGAAAATTTAGGCACAAGTATCTCTATCACCATACCTCTTTAA
- a CDS encoding hybrid sensor histidine kinase/response regulator — MGNQQVVLVIDDEPANFDVIEILLFKEGFELHYKDNGAAAIADLGEIKPDIILLDVMMPDMDGIEVCQHLKNDPQWHHIPIIIVTALSDKEDLARCLDAGADDFVSKPINSTELRARVRSMLRIKSQYDRIQDTMRLREEMMQTIVHDLRNPLIGIMLGCDSLRAVDMSDRAKKRIDQIGKTIEQMRLLIDDILTIGRIEAKKLVLNLTKIDLVAMAKSAIDDIEPLTSNKHIQVLGEFPTEPVYISGDKNLIRRVIDNLIDNAVKFSPQQSSIILKIECLPKNPDRQDLVKFQVIDSGIGISPEQKQVIFEKYEVGNIVTGVSQIGLGLSFCKMTIEAHQGEISVANNHPKGSVFTILLNRYLDFG; from the coding sequence ATGGGCAATCAACAAGTAGTTTTAGTTATAGATGATGAACCAGCAAATTTTGATGTAATTGAAATTTTGCTGTTCAAAGAGGGTTTTGAACTTCACTATAAAGATAACGGTGCAGCAGCGATCGCAGATCTAGGAGAAATTAAACCTGACATCATTTTATTAGATGTCATGATGCCAGACATGGATGGTATTGAAGTATGTCAACATTTAAAAAATGACCCCCAATGGCATCATATTCCGATCATTATTGTGACAGCTCTATCGGATAAGGAAGATCTCGCCCGTTGTCTAGATGCTGGAGCCGATGATTTTGTCAGCAAGCCAATAAACAGTACCGAACTCCGCGCCCGTGTGCGATCGATGTTGCGAATCAAGTCTCAATACGATCGCATCCAAGACACCATGCGTTTGCGTGAGGAAATGATGCAAACCATCGTCCATGATCTGCGTAATCCTTTAATTGGGATCATGCTCGGCTGTGACTCACTTAGAGCTGTAGACATGTCCGATCGCGCCAAAAAAAGGATCGACCAGATTGGCAAAACCATTGAGCAAATGCGTCTACTCATCGACGATATTTTGACAATCGGTAGAATCGAAGCCAAGAAACTCGTCCTCAATCTCACCAAAATCGATCTAGTTGCAATGGCAAAATCTGCTATTGACGATATTGAACCCCTAACATCCAATAAACACATCCAAGTTTTAGGAGAATTTCCGACAGAACCAGTCTATATTTCTGGTGACAAAAACCTAATTCGTCGTGTTATTGATAATTTAATTGACAATGCCGTTAAGTTTTCTCCTCAGCAAAGTTCTATTATTCTTAAAATAGAATGTTTACCCAAAAATCCCGATCGCCAAGACTTAGTTAAATTTCAAGTAATTGATAGTGGTATTGGGATTAGCCCAGAGCAAAAACAAGTAATTTTTGAGAAATATGAGGTAGGCAATATCGTGACAGGGGTATCACAAATTGGCTTGGGACTTTCTTTCTGCAAAATGACCATCGAAGCCCACCAAGGAGAAATTTCTGTAGCAAATAATCATCCCAAGGGGTCAGTATTCACTATTTTGCTGAACCGTTATCTCGATTTTGGGTGA